The Janthinobacterium lividum genome has a window encoding:
- a CDS encoding LysR family transcriptional regulator, with amino-acid sequence MSSLPQHLDLHLIRILYLLLVEKNVSRVALKLNQPQPSISASLRKLRELTGDPLLVRGARGMVPTQHGESLLNPAKRILDQTESLFVKKTPFVAQEEARTFHIAAPDYLDSQFLPNVVALLRRGSPKSRVVLHSLGPGIDHIRQLSDGGLDLVIANWDEPPAHLHISKLFEDPIICAMHAENAYARRTASDAMTLDDYLSLPHVAPSQMMPGYHGVIDSFLERQNLQRNVVVESAYFGLIPYMLTQTDLVLTTGRQFMRFYEKTLPLKTYTVPLKFPPMRFYQLWHQRVHQAPEHKWLRDQVSAAAKALVQR; translated from the coding sequence ATGTCCAGCCTGCCGCAACACCTCGACCTGCACCTGATCCGCATCCTCTACCTGCTGCTGGTGGAGAAAAATGTCTCGCGCGTGGCACTGAAACTCAATCAGCCGCAGCCTTCGATTTCCGCCTCCTTGCGCAAGCTGCGCGAATTGACGGGCGACCCGCTGCTGGTGCGCGGCGCGCGCGGCATGGTGCCGACCCAGCATGGCGAAAGCCTGCTCAATCCGGCCAAGCGCATCCTCGACCAGACGGAGAGCCTGTTCGTCAAGAAGACGCCGTTCGTGGCGCAGGAAGAGGCGCGTACCTTCCATATCGCCGCGCCCGACTACCTGGACAGCCAGTTCCTGCCCAACGTGGTAGCCCTGCTGCGCCGCGGTTCACCGAAAAGCCGCGTCGTGCTGCACAGCCTGGGGCCGGGCATCGACCATATCCGCCAACTCTCCGATGGAGGCCTGGACCTGGTCATCGCCAACTGGGACGAGCCGCCCGCGCACCTGCACATCTCGAAGCTGTTCGAAGACCCCATCATCTGCGCCATGCATGCGGAAAACGCCTATGCGCGGCGCACTGCCAGCGACGCCATGACCCTGGACGATTATCTGAGTCTGCCTCACGTGGCGCCGTCGCAGATGATGCCCGGCTACCACGGCGTGATCGATTCCTTCCTCGAACGGCAAAACCTGCAGCGCAACGTGGTGGTGGAATCGGCGTACTTCGGCCTGATCCCCTACATGCTGACGCAGACGGATCTGGTGCTCACCACGGGCCGGCAATTCATGCGTTTTTATGAAAAGACCCTGCCGCTGAAGACGTATACCGTACCCTTGAAATTCCCGCCCATGCGTTTTTACCAGTTGTGGCACCAGCGCGTGCACCAGGCGCCCGAGCACAAATGGCTGCGCGACCAGGTCAGCGCGGCCGCCAAGGCGCTGGTGCAGCGATAG
- a CDS encoding NCS1 family nucleobase:cation symporter-1, translated as MNHDYSGNTQLWNEDLAPTTAAQRTWRWYHFAALWVGMVMCIPAYTLSASLIDSGMSGYQAVLTVFLANAIVLLPMLLIGHAGTKYGIPYAVLARASFGTMGARLPALMRAIVACGWYGIQTWFGGQMIYTLMGVLMGHELGGEKIAGLGINGSQLLCFLAFWAIQFYYILHGMESIRKLETYTAPLKILICFVLLYWVHSKAGGVASLLDQPSQFIPGGKKAGQFWSVFWPSLTAMVGFWATLALNIPDFTRFAKTQRDQVIGQSIGLPVPMGLLAMLAVIVTAGSVVMYGKAIWDPVDLASRMTGAAVLIALIILLIDTVSVNLAANLVGPAYDFSSLAPKQISYKMGGYITAFIAIVMMPWKVLESTQGYIFTWLIGYSALLGPIAGILIVDYYFVRKTQLDVRQLYRDDGVYSYGNGWNMAALIAFVIAVLPNIPGFLNAAFPTAFPGVAEGFKTIYTYAWFVGVAIAAVVYGVMMKGKAVAHVQQAPQS; from the coding sequence GTGAACCACGACTATTCAGGCAACACGCAACTCTGGAATGAAGACCTGGCGCCCACAACGGCGGCGCAGCGCACCTGGCGCTGGTACCACTTCGCCGCGCTGTGGGTCGGCATGGTGATGTGCATTCCCGCCTACACCCTGTCGGCCAGCCTGATCGACAGCGGCATGTCCGGTTACCAGGCCGTGCTCACGGTATTTCTCGCCAACGCCATCGTGCTCTTGCCCATGCTCCTGATCGGCCATGCGGGCACCAAGTACGGCATCCCGTATGCCGTGCTGGCGCGCGCCTCGTTCGGCACCATGGGCGCGCGCTTGCCGGCGCTGATGCGCGCCATCGTCGCCTGCGGCTGGTACGGCATCCAGACCTGGTTCGGCGGCCAGATGATCTATACCCTGATGGGCGTGCTGATGGGCCATGAACTGGGCGGCGAGAAGATCGCGGGCCTGGGCATCAACGGCAGCCAGTTGCTGTGCTTCCTGGCTTTCTGGGCCATCCAGTTCTATTACATCCTGCATGGCATGGAGTCGATCCGCAAGCTCGAAACCTATACGGCGCCCTTGAAAATCCTCATCTGCTTCGTGCTGCTGTACTGGGTGCACAGCAAGGCCGGCGGCGTGGCCAGCCTGTTGGACCAGCCATCGCAATTCATCCCGGGCGGCAAAAAGGCGGGCCAGTTCTGGAGCGTCTTCTGGCCATCGTTGACGGCCATGGTGGGATTCTGGGCCACCCTTGCCTTGAACATCCCCGACTTCACGCGCTTCGCCAAGACCCAGCGCGACCAGGTGATCGGCCAGTCGATCGGCTTGCCGGTGCCCATGGGATTGCTGGCCATGCTGGCCGTGATCGTCACGGCCGGCTCCGTGGTCATGTATGGCAAGGCCATCTGGGACCCCGTCGACCTGGCCAGCCGCATGACGGGCGCCGCCGTGCTGATCGCCCTGATCATTCTGCTGATCGACACGGTCAGCGTCAACCTGGCGGCCAACCTGGTGGGTCCGGCGTACGACTTTTCCTCGTTGGCGCCGAAGCAGATTTCGTACAAGATGGGCGGCTACATCACGGCCTTCATCGCCATCGTCATGATGCCGTGGAAGGTGCTCGAATCGACGCAGGGCTATATCTTCACGTGGCTGATCGGCTACTCGGCCTTGCTGGGCCCCATCGCCGGCATCCTCATTGTCGACTATTATTTTGTGCGCAAGACGCAGCTCGACGTCAGGCAGTTGTACCGCGACGATGGCGTCTACTCGTATGGCAATGGCTGGAACATGGCGGCGCTGATCGCCTTTGTCATCGCCGTGCTGCCGAATATCCCGGGCTTTTTGAACGCGGCCTTTCCCACGGCGTTTCCCGGCGTGGCCGAAGGCTTTAAAACCATCTACACCTACGCCTGGTTCGTGGGTGTGGCCATCGCCGCCGTCGTTTATGGCGTCATGATGAAGGGCAAGGCCGTGGCGCACGTGCAGCAGGCGCCGCAGTCCTGA
- the preA gene encoding NAD-dependent dihydropyrimidine dehydrogenase subunit PreA: MADLSIEFCGIKAPNPFWLASAPPTDKAYNVVRAFEAGWGGVVWKTLGEDPAAVNVSSRYSALYGKNREVVGFNNIELITDRSLEINLREITQVKKDWPDRAMIVSLMLPCEEHYWADILPKVEATGADGIELNFGCPHGMPERGMGAAVGQVPEYVQMVTAWCKKHSDLPVIVKLTPNITDVRMPARAAKAGGADAVSLINTINSITSLDLDRMVALPIVGGASTHGGYCGSAVKPIALNMVAEIARDPQTRGLPISGIGGIGNWRDAAEFIALGAGCVQVCTAAMLHGFRIVEEMKDGLSRWMDEKGYERISDFSGKAVANTTDWKYLDMNYQVIAHINQDDCIKCGKCYVACEDTSHQSIAQLIDAAGMRTYEVIKEECVGCNLCEITCPVQGCITMVPQTTGKPYMNWTQDPRNPHALVETA; the protein is encoded by the coding sequence ATGGCTGATCTCAGCATCGAATTTTGCGGCATCAAGGCGCCGAATCCCTTCTGGCTGGCGTCCGCACCGCCGACCGACAAGGCCTACAACGTGGTGCGCGCCTTCGAGGCTGGGTGGGGCGGCGTCGTGTGGAAAACCCTGGGTGAAGACCCGGCCGCCGTCAACGTCTCGTCGCGTTATTCCGCTCTGTATGGCAAGAATCGCGAAGTAGTGGGCTTCAACAATATCGAACTGATTACCGACCGCTCGCTGGAGATCAACCTGCGCGAAATCACGCAGGTGAAAAAGGACTGGCCCGACCGCGCCATGATCGTCTCCCTGATGCTGCCGTGCGAAGAGCATTACTGGGCCGACATCCTGCCCAAGGTCGAGGCGACAGGAGCGGACGGCATCGAACTCAATTTCGGCTGCCCGCACGGCATGCCGGAGCGGGGCATGGGCGCGGCCGTGGGCCAGGTGCCCGAGTATGTGCAGATGGTCACTGCCTGGTGCAAGAAGCACAGCGATCTGCCCGTCATCGTCAAGCTCACGCCCAACATCACGGACGTACGCATGCCGGCGCGCGCGGCCAAGGCGGGCGGCGCGGACGCCGTCTCGCTGATCAATACCATCAACTCGATTACCTCGCTGGACCTGGACCGCATGGTGGCGCTGCCCATCGTGGGCGGCGCCAGCACGCACGGCGGCTATTGCGGATCTGCCGTCAAGCCTATCGCCCTGAATATGGTGGCGGAAATCGCCCGCGATCCGCAGACGCGCGGCTTGCCCATTTCCGGCATCGGCGGCATTGGCAACTGGCGCGACGCGGCTGAATTCATCGCCCTGGGAGCGGGCTGCGTGCAGGTGTGCACGGCCGCCATGCTGCATGGTTTCCGCATCGTCGAAGAGATGAAGGATGGCCTGTCGCGCTGGATGGACGAGAAGGGCTACGAACGCATCAGCGACTTTTCCGGCAAGGCCGTAGCCAATACGACGGACTGGAAATATCTGGACATGAATTACCAGGTGATCGCGCACATCAACCAGGACGACTGCATCAAGTGCGGCAAGTGCTATGTGGCCTGCGAAGACACGTCGCACCAGTCGATTGCGCAACTGATCGACGCCGCCGGCATGCGCACGTATGAGGTGATCAAGGAGGAATGCGTGGGCTGCAACCTGTGTGAAATCACCTGTCCGGTGCAGGGCTGCATCACGATGGTGCCGCAGACCACGGGCAAGCCATACATGAACTGGACGCAGGACCCACGCAACCCGCATGCGTTGGTGGAGACGGCGTAG
- a CDS encoding CoA-acylating methylmalonate-semialdehyde dehydrogenase, translating to MNTLDTITHFINGAKVDTRSGRYGDVYNPAIGEPVARVALGTVEDVDAAVQAAAAAFPSWSATPPLTRARVLFRYLQLCQQHTDEFAAMLTREHGKTFADAQGEVARGIEMVEFAVGIPQLLKGEFTDQISRGIDAWSMRQALGVVAGITPFNFPVMVPMWMFPVAIACGNTFVLKPSERDPSASLLHAKLLKEAGLPDGVFNVVQGDKVTVDALLDHPVVQAISFVGSTPIAEYIYARGSASGKRVQALGGAKNHMVVMPDADMDMTVDALIGAAYGSAGERCMAISVVVAVGDAGDKLIDALATRTAALKVRDGMADGAEMGPVVSLAAKQRIEKLIASGVEQGATLVVDGRNHVVPGRENGFFVGGTLFDHVTRDMSIYKEEIFGPVLCVLRCPDVVHAVELINANEYGNGVAIYTRDGGVAREFVRQIQVGMVGVNIPLPVPMAFNSFGGWKRSMFGDHHAYGPEGVRFYTRHKAVMQRWPNTASAGVEFAFPQMK from the coding sequence ATGAACACTCTCGACACCATCACCCACTTCATCAACGGCGCCAAAGTCGACACCCGGAGTGGCCGTTACGGCGATGTCTACAACCCCGCCATCGGTGAACCCGTCGCCCGGGTCGCGCTGGGTACCGTGGAAGACGTCGACGCTGCCGTGCAGGCGGCCGCCGCCGCCTTTCCCTCGTGGTCGGCCACGCCGCCCCTGACGCGTGCCAGGGTCCTGTTCCGCTACCTGCAGCTGTGCCAGCAGCACACGGACGAATTTGCCGCCATGCTCACGCGCGAGCATGGCAAGACCTTTGCCGATGCCCAGGGTGAAGTGGCGCGCGGCATCGAGATGGTGGAATTTGCCGTCGGCATCCCGCAATTGCTGAAAGGCGAATTCACGGACCAGATTTCGCGCGGCATCGATGCCTGGTCCATGCGCCAGGCGCTGGGCGTGGTGGCCGGCATCACGCCATTCAATTTTCCCGTGATGGTGCCGATGTGGATGTTCCCTGTCGCCATCGCCTGCGGCAATACCTTCGTCTTGAAACCGTCCGAGCGCGATCCTTCGGCCTCCTTGCTGCACGCGAAATTGCTGAAAGAAGCTGGCTTGCCCGACGGCGTCTTCAACGTGGTACAGGGAGACAAGGTGACGGTCGACGCCTTGCTCGACCATCCGGTGGTGCAGGCGATCAGCTTTGTCGGTTCGACGCCGATCGCCGAATACATCTATGCACGTGGCAGCGCCAGCGGCAAGCGCGTGCAAGCCTTGGGCGGCGCGAAGAATCACATGGTGGTGATGCCCGATGCGGACATGGACATGACGGTCGATGCGCTGATCGGCGCCGCTTACGGTTCGGCGGGTGAACGCTGCATGGCCATCTCCGTGGTCGTGGCCGTGGGCGACGCGGGCGACAAGTTGATCGACGCACTGGCAACGCGCACGGCTGCACTGAAAGTGCGCGACGGCATGGCTGATGGTGCGGAAATGGGGCCGGTCGTGTCGCTGGCAGCCAAGCAGCGCATCGAAAAACTCATCGCCTCGGGCGTGGAGCAGGGCGCGACTTTGGTGGTCGATGGCCGCAACCATGTGGTGCCGGGCCGCGAGAACGGCTTCTTTGTCGGCGGTACCTTGTTCGACCATGTGACGCGCGACATGAGCATCTACAAGGAAGAGATTTTCGGTCCCGTGCTGTGCGTGCTGCGCTGTCCTGATGTTGTGCATGCGGTGGAGCTGATCAACGCCAACGAGTATGGCAACGGCGTGGCCATCTACACGCGCGACGGCGGCGTGGCGCGCGAATTCGTGCGACAGATCCAGGTCGGCATGGTGGGCGTCAACATCCCCTTGCCCGTGCCGATGGCCTTCAACAGCTTTGGCGGCTGGAAGCGCAGCATGTTCGGCGACCACCACGCGTACGGCCCGGAAGGCGTGCGCTTCTATACGCGCCACAAGGCCGTGATGCAGCGCTGGCCGAACACGGCAAGCGCTGGTGTGGAATTTGCTTTTCCACAGATGAAGTGA
- a CDS encoding aspartate aminotransferase family protein, which translates to MNETRPESMSAFWMPFTNNRDFKANPRLLVSAEGMYYKDVDGNAILDGTAGLWCVPCGHAQPKIVGAIRDMVGQLDFAPTFQMGHPAAFDLAEKLMDYTGHKFGHVFYTNSGSEAVDTALKIALAYHRARGEGARTRLIGRERGYHGVGFGGISVGGIGGNRKTFGPLLPGVDHLPHTHNLDKNAYTVGEPEYGTHLADELERIVALHDASTIAAVIVEPVAGSTGVLIPPKGYLKRLRELCTKHGILLIFDEVITGFGRMTTPFAADYFDVEPDLMTTAKGLTNGMVPMGAVFSKKYIHDAFMDAPPGIELFHGYTYSGHPLACAASLATLQVFEEQDILGHAKSMQAYWSDAVHSLKGLPHVIDLRSIGLIAGIELEPIAGKPGARAFNAFKQAFADGVLIRTTGDIIALSPPLVLEKQHVDELFGKLAKVLRNLD; encoded by the coding sequence ATGAACGAAACAAGGCCGGAATCGATGTCGGCATTCTGGATGCCGTTTACGAACAACCGCGATTTCAAGGCCAACCCGCGCCTGCTGGTGTCGGCCGAAGGCATGTACTACAAGGACGTCGATGGCAACGCCATCCTCGATGGCACGGCCGGCCTGTGGTGCGTGCCGTGCGGCCATGCGCAGCCGAAAATCGTCGGCGCCATCCGCGACATGGTGGGCCAGCTCGACTTCGCTCCCACTTTTCAGATGGGCCATCCGGCAGCCTTCGACCTGGCGGAAAAACTGATGGACTACACGGGGCATAAATTTGGCCACGTGTTTTATACGAACTCCGGTTCCGAAGCCGTCGACACGGCGCTGAAGATCGCACTGGCCTATCACCGGGCGCGCGGCGAGGGCGCACGTACCCGCCTGATCGGCCGCGAACGCGGTTATCACGGCGTGGGCTTCGGCGGCATTTCCGTGGGCGGCATCGGCGGCAACCGCAAGACCTTCGGCCCCTTGCTGCCCGGCGTGGACCACCTGCCGCACACGCACAACCTGGACAAGAACGCCTACACGGTGGGCGAACCCGAATACGGCACCCACCTGGCCGATGAACTGGAACGCATCGTCGCCCTGCACGACGCCTCGACGATTGCCGCCGTCATCGTCGAACCGGTGGCCGGTTCCACTGGCGTACTGATCCCGCCGAAAGGCTATCTCAAACGCCTGCGCGAGCTGTGCACCAAGCATGGCATCCTGCTGATCTTCGATGAAGTGATCACGGGTTTCGGCCGTATGACGACGCCATTCGCAGCCGACTATTTCGACGTCGAACCTGACCTGATGACGACGGCCAAGGGCCTGACCAACGGCATGGTGCCGATGGGCGCCGTGTTCAGCAAAAAGTATATCCATGACGCCTTCATGGATGCGCCGCCCGGCATCGAGCTGTTCCACGGTTACACGTATTCCGGCCACCCGCTCGCCTGCGCCGCCTCGCTGGCCACCCTGCAAGTGTTCGAGGAGCAGGACATCCTGGGCCACGCGAAAAGTATGCAGGCGTATTGGAGCGACGCCGTGCATTCCCTGAAAGGCTTGCCGCACGTGATCGACTTGCGCAGCATCGGCCTGATCGCCGGCATCGAACTCGAGCCCATCGCCGGCAAACCTGGCGCACGCGCTTTCAACGCCTTCAAGCAGGCCTTCGCTGACGGCGTGCTGATACGCACGACGGGCGACATCATCGCCCTGTCGCCGCCGCTGGTGCTGGAAAAACAGCATGTCGACGAGCTGTTTGGCAAGCTGGCCAAGGTATTAAGAAATCTCGACTAA
- a CDS encoding PLP-dependent aminotransferase family protein, with product MKHSDSTDDAPEQASGWPVLDIDRQKKGGLVEQIVIAISVMVGSRALRIGTRMPSVRQFARCNGVSTFTVVESYDRLVNLGLLSSRRGSGYFVARHDIAASPQAALIANTLASPTAIDALTPDLYSGVSDALPVGAGWLPPEMYGEATVLDAVRQAMRIPASRLRGYGHPLGFASLRQHLAASLSEELFQVEADQVLLTHGATHAFDLILRSLTKPGDTVLVEDPGYSNLQSLIRHHGCIPVGVNRSEAGLDLDALASEAARTQPKLMFVNTVLQNPLGTSLSQAQTHRLLALAEQFDFWLVEDDIYRELAARGEASLAAMDGLRRVIRVGSFSKTLSPVLRVGSICASPPLVAELVRVKMLAGLTTSEINERAVYHAISARPYKRMVERLVAQLDAARERSIDCLAQAGMAPVARPRGGMFVSAGWPDLQTPEWNGKIIADMALKAGILLSPNEFFMLRAPETVWFRFNVAYTDTPVLQTFLQSIRPR from the coding sequence GTGAAGCACAGCGACAGCACAGACGATGCCCCGGAGCAAGCCAGTGGCTGGCCCGTGCTGGACATCGACCGCCAGAAAAAGGGCGGCCTCGTCGAGCAGATCGTCATCGCCATCAGCGTCATGGTGGGCAGCCGCGCCCTGCGCATCGGCACGCGGATGCCGTCCGTGCGCCAGTTCGCCCGGTGCAATGGCGTGTCGACGTTCACCGTCGTCGAATCGTATGACCGCCTGGTCAATCTGGGCCTGCTGTCGTCGCGGCGCGGTTCCGGCTATTTCGTCGCGCGCCACGATATCGCCGCCTCACCGCAAGCGGCGCTCATTGCCAACACCCTTGCCAGCCCCACCGCCATCGACGCCCTCACGCCGGACCTGTATTCGGGCGTGTCCGATGCCCTGCCCGTGGGTGCGGGCTGGCTGCCGCCCGAGATGTATGGCGAAGCGACCGTGCTCGATGCTGTGCGCCAGGCCATGCGCATACCCGCCAGCCGCCTGCGCGGCTATGGCCACCCGCTGGGCTTTGCCTCGCTGCGCCAGCACCTGGCCGCCAGCCTGTCGGAAGAGCTGTTCCAGGTGGAAGCGGACCAGGTCTTGCTGACGCACGGCGCCACGCACGCCTTCGATTTGATCCTGCGCAGCCTGACCAAGCCGGGCGACACGGTGCTGGTGGAAGACCCCGGCTACAGCAATCTGCAGTCGCTGATCCGCCACCACGGCTGCATCCCCGTCGGCGTCAACCGCAGCGAAGCGGGCCTGGACCTCGACGCGTTGGCCAGCGAGGCCGCGCGCACCCAGCCCAAGCTGATGTTCGTCAACACGGTGCTGCAAAATCCGCTCGGTACCTCGCTCAGCCAGGCGCAAACGCACCGCCTGCTGGCACTGGCCGAACAATTCGATTTCTGGCTGGTGGAAGACGATATCTACCGCGAACTGGCGGCGCGCGGCGAAGCCTCGCTGGCGGCCATGGATGGCTTGCGCCGCGTGATCCGCGTGGGCAGTTTTTCCAAGACCCTGTCGCCGGTGCTGCGCGTGGGGTCGATTTGCGCCTCGCCACCGCTGGTGGCCGAGCTGGTGCGCGTGAAAATGCTGGCGGGACTGACCACGTCGGAAATCAACGAGCGCGCCGTCTACCACGCCATCTCCGCGCGGCCCTACAAACGCATGGTGGAACGCCTGGTGGCGCAGCTCGATGCGGCCCGCGAACGCAGCATCGACTGCCTGGCGCAGGCGGGCATGGCGCCCGTGGCGCGGCCCCGTGGCGGCATGTTCGTCAGCGCCGGCTGGCCCGACCTGCAGACGCCGGAATGGAATGGCAAGATCATCGCCGACATGGCCTTGAAGGCCGGCATCCTGCTGTCGCCAAACGAATTTTTCATGCTGCGCGCGCCCGAGACGGTGTGGTTCCGCTTCAACGTGGCCTACACCGATACCCCCGTGCTGCAGACCTTCCTGCAATCGATCCGCCCACGCTAA
- a CDS encoding TetR/AcrR family transcriptional regulator has product MASEKSPALPAKNACGRRLQNRDRLEADILEQAVRAFAESGYEGASIATIAERAGLSKQNLMYYFPSKQLLYQRVLDDVLDDWLARMESLANEHDEPRDVLRAYIGAKLRFSREQPWASRVYALEVINGAPLYGAQIRDRVVPLLRKDIAVFEAWIAAGRIAPVNATHLMFAIWAMTQSYADFSAQMALVLERKQLTRKDYEDAEILLTHMVQAAIALPAAAPGT; this is encoded by the coding sequence ATGGCCAGCGAAAAATCCCCTGCCCTTCCCGCGAAAAATGCCTGCGGCCGGCGCCTGCAAAACCGCGATCGCCTGGAGGCGGATATCCTGGAGCAAGCCGTGCGCGCGTTCGCGGAAAGCGGCTATGAGGGCGCGTCGATCGCCACCATCGCCGAGCGGGCCGGCCTGTCGAAGCAAAACCTGATGTATTACTTCCCATCCAAACAGCTGCTGTACCAGCGCGTGCTCGACGACGTGCTCGACGACTGGCTGGCGCGCATGGAGTCGCTGGCCAACGAACACGACGAACCGCGCGACGTGCTGCGCGCGTATATCGGCGCCAAGCTGCGTTTTTCGCGCGAACAGCCATGGGCTTCGCGCGTGTATGCGCTGGAAGTGATCAATGGCGCGCCCCTGTACGGCGCGCAGATACGCGACAGGGTCGTGCCCCTGCTGCGCAAGGATATCGCCGTCTTCGAAGCCTGGATCGCCGCCGGCAGGATCGCGCCCGTCAACGCCACGCACCTGATGTTCGCCATCTGGGCCATGACGCAATCGTATGCGGATTTTTCGGCGCAGATGGCCCTGGTGCTGGAACGCAAGCAGCTCACGCGCAAGGATTACGAGGATGCCGAAATCCTGCTCACGCACATGGTGCAGGCGGCCATCGCCCTGCCTGCGGCGGCGCCTGGCACGTGA
- a CDS encoding VOC family protein: MTTTAKATAATTIPCLRYRDAPAAIEWLCKALGFEKQLIVPDGNGGVAHAQLSFGNGMVMVAPALDSDYGRLMKLPGDIGGANTQNCYLVVSDADAVYRSAREAGAEIVLDIKDEDYGGRGFTCRDPEGHIWSLGTYDPW; encoded by the coding sequence ATGACCACGACAGCAAAAGCTACAGCAGCTACGACCATTCCTTGCCTGCGCTACCGCGACGCGCCCGCCGCCATCGAATGGCTGTGCAAGGCGCTAGGTTTTGAAAAACAATTAATCGTGCCTGACGGCAACGGTGGCGTCGCCCATGCGCAATTGAGCTTTGGCAATGGCATGGTCATGGTGGCGCCGGCCCTCGACAGCGACTATGGCCGCCTGATGAAACTGCCTGGCGACATCGGCGGCGCCAACACGCAAAACTGCTACCTGGTCGTCAGCGATGCCGACGCCGTCTACCGCAGCGCGCGCGAAGCCGGCGCCGAGATCGTGCTCGACATCAAGGATGAAGATTACGGCGGACGGGGCTTTACCTGCCGCGACCCGGAAGGCCATATCTGGAGCTTGGGCACCTACGATCCATGGTAA
- a CDS encoding dipeptidase: MIISTFAAASLALIGGFLSAPVLVDEHLNRVHPPSGKSPSTATVALHQSLWIADLHADSLLWQRNLNRDSQRGHVDFPRLQRANVALQAFSVVTKTPRKMNIERNGSDTDNITALVVAQGLPPATWNSLLARATYQADELRQQAAKSHGKVRVIGSRAQLRSFIAAREKDPALLAGWLTLEGAHALEGKLENLDTLYQAGYRMAAPTHFFDTELSGSQHGLKKGGLTPLGRQWLRAMEQRKMIVDLAHASPATIDDVLTLAKRPVMVSHTGVRGTCANGRNLSDAQLKRIAAQGGLVGIGFWNTAVCGKDVASIARAIKYTVKLIGAEHVAYGSDFDGAVTTAIDATGLPRLTQALLDAGLSEAQIRRVAGENVRDFLLKNLPDDDA, translated from the coding sequence ATGATTATCAGTACCTTCGCCGCCGCCAGCCTTGCGCTGATCGGCGGCTTCCTGTCCGCTCCCGTCCTCGTCGACGAGCACCTCAACCGCGTCCATCCTCCGTCCGGCAAGTCGCCATCGACTGCCACTGTGGCCCTGCACCAGAGCCTGTGGATCGCCGACCTGCACGCAGACAGCCTGCTGTGGCAACGCAATCTGAACCGCGACAGTCAGCGCGGGCATGTCGACTTTCCCCGCCTGCAGCGGGCCAACGTGGCGCTGCAAGCCTTTTCCGTCGTCACCAAGACGCCGCGCAAGATGAATATCGAGCGCAATGGCAGCGACACGGACAACATCACGGCGCTGGTGGTGGCGCAAGGCTTGCCGCCCGCCACCTGGAACAGCCTGTTGGCGCGCGCCACCTACCAGGCCGACGAGCTGCGCCAGCAAGCGGCCAAGAGCCATGGCAAGGTCCGGGTCATCGGCAGCCGCGCCCAGCTGCGCAGTTTCATCGCCGCGCGCGAAAAGGACCCCGCCCTGCTGGCCGGCTGGCTGACACTGGAAGGCGCGCATGCGCTCGAAGGCAAGCTGGAAAATCTGGATACCTTGTACCAGGCCGGCTACCGCATGGCCGCGCCCACGCATTTCTTCGACACGGAACTCTCCGGTTCCCAGCATGGTTTGAAAAAGGGCGGCCTGACGCCGCTGGGCCGGCAATGGCTGCGCGCCATGGAGCAGCGCAAGATGATCGTCGACCTGGCACACGCCTCACCGGCCACCATCGACGACGTGTTAACTTTGGCGAAACGCCCCGTTATGGTGTCGCACACGGGCGTGCGCGGCACCTGCGCCAATGGACGCAACCTGAGCGACGCACAATTGAAACGCATCGCCGCCCAAGGTGGCCTGGTAGGCATCGGTTTCTGGAATACGGCCGTCTGCGGCAAGGACGTGGCATCCATCGCGCGCGCCATCAAGTACACGGTAAAACTGATCGGGGCGGAACACGTGGCCTATGGTTCGGACTTCGATGGCGCCGTCACCACGGCCATCGACGCCACCGGCTTGCCGCGCTTGACGCAGGCCCTGCTCGACGCAGGCTTGTCGGAAGCGCAGATCCGCCGCGTGGCGGGCGAAAACGTGCGCGACTTTTTACTGAAAAACCTGCCCGACGATGACGCCTAG